The Haloplanus sp. CK5-1 genome contains a region encoding:
- a CDS encoding DUF7490 domain-containing protein — translation MRRETALAGGVVGVVVVAVVAAVLVPGALADPTDDRPVRPGPVDIADMDLSAGDVTGDTVVLNVETRLSHRGPPARNVSLRVQAVDAESGLVETGRSVDVGDLTAEGETAVSTNLTVPREGGYRVRAVAYRDGERVDSGARELRGLEALQPAYARSAVAFADREALPPISFSVAETDDERTTLAMQAALTNGGDDQPEDLEVTLTLRQADSNIVANRTTVPVESVRPGRTETVDTRLTVPSGYNYYIDAVLWKDGVVVDTARGAANLDPSETISVNETRQDVELRVGDFTRGDGGSGDRPVPEATGQPTSSAGPGFGVAVALAALVAAALLVRRKSQ, via the coding sequence ATGCGTCGCGAAACAGCGCTGGCCGGCGGTGTGGTCGGCGTCGTCGTCGTCGCCGTCGTCGCCGCCGTGCTGGTCCCCGGCGCGCTCGCGGACCCGACCGACGACCGGCCGGTCCGTCCCGGCCCGGTCGACATCGCCGACATGGACCTCTCGGCCGGCGACGTGACGGGGGATACGGTCGTCTTGAACGTGGAGACCCGCCTCTCACACCGCGGGCCACCCGCACGGAACGTCAGCCTGCGGGTGCAGGCCGTCGACGCGGAGTCGGGGCTCGTCGAGACGGGGCGATCGGTCGATGTCGGTGACCTGACCGCCGAGGGGGAGACGGCCGTGTCGACGAACTTGACCGTTCCCCGCGAGGGTGGCTATCGCGTCCGGGCGGTCGCCTACCGCGACGGGGAGCGCGTCGACAGCGGGGCACGCGAACTCCGCGGGTTGGAGGCGCTCCAGCCCGCCTACGCGCGGAGCGCCGTCGCGTTCGCCGACCGGGAGGCCCTCCCGCCGATTTCCTTCTCGGTCGCCGAGACGGACGACGAGCGGACCACCCTCGCCATGCAGGCCGCCTTGACCAACGGGGGCGACGACCAGCCCGAGGACCTGGAGGTCACGCTGACCCTCCGGCAGGCCGACTCGAACATCGTCGCCAACCGGACGACCGTCCCCGTCGAGTCGGTGCGTCCCGGCCGGACGGAGACGGTCGACACCCGGCTGACGGTTCCGTCGGGGTACAACTACTACATCGACGCCGTGCTCTGGAAGGACGGCGTCGTCGTCGACACCGCACGCGGGGCCGCGAACCTCGATCCCTCGGAGACGATCAGCGTCAACGAGACCCGACAGGACGTGGAACTGCGCGTCGGCGACTTCACCCGCGGCGACGGTGGCTCCGGCGACCGGCCCGTTCCCGAAGCGACGGGTCAACCGACGTCGAGCGCCGGCCCCGGCTTCGGCGTCGCCGTCGCCCTCGCGGCCCTCGTCGCCGCTGCGCTACTCGTCCGGAGGAAGAGTCAATGA
- a CDS encoding ZIP family metal transporter has translation MIQRSHLGVAATGLLVALSVLAARVNAWKLLGISWVAFLAMAGGVALGRRSPGDRPWALVWGYGLASGAMVTSAAVFLVPQAIAHDPNFGGFGVAFGLLAGFAGHTVGHRLAHHDLPMGRTTAALSAHAFAAGVIIGIVYGNMPDLGPILGLAIVSHKGPAGYAAARRLVSNGREPTALLVPAAGVGIAAILSSLIDLPAAPSVRGVVFGFAAGIFLHVAMDFLPQCELGSEVHELLTVSGDAHALLDRLRVHGVLSTALGGVAVFLAWVVVT, from the coding sequence ATGATCCAACGCTCGCATCTCGGCGTCGCCGCGACGGGGCTACTCGTGGCGCTGTCCGTACTGGCCGCGAGGGTGAACGCCTGGAAACTGCTCGGCATCTCGTGGGTCGCCTTCCTCGCCATGGCCGGTGGCGTCGCACTCGGACGGCGGTCGCCCGGCGATCGCCCGTGGGCGCTCGTGTGGGGGTACGGGCTTGCGAGCGGCGCGATGGTGACGAGTGCCGCGGTGTTTCTCGTGCCACAGGCCATCGCCCACGATCCGAACTTCGGTGGCTTCGGCGTCGCCTTCGGCCTCCTGGCCGGGTTCGCCGGCCACACGGTCGGGCACCGCCTCGCCCACCACGACCTGCCGATGGGCCGTACGACCGCGGCGCTGTCGGCACACGCCTTCGCCGCAGGGGTCATAATCGGCATCGTCTACGGGAACATGCCCGACCTCGGGCCGATCCTCGGCCTCGCCATCGTCTCGCACAAGGGACCGGCGGGGTACGCAGCGGCCCGACGACTCGTCTCGAACGGTCGGGAGCCGACGGCACTGCTCGTCCCCGCCGCCGGCGTCGGCATCGCCGCCATCCTCTCGAGTCTGATCGATCTGCCGGCCGCGCCGTCCGTCCGGGGCGTCGTCTTCGGCTTCGCCGCCGGTATCTTCCTCCACGTCGCCATGGACTTCCTGCCCCAGTGCGAACTCGGGAGCGAGGTCCACGAGCTACTGACGGTGAGCGGCGACGCCCACGCCCTGCTTGACCGACTCCGGGTCCACGGCGTCCTCAGCACGGCGCTCGGCGGCGTCGCGGTGTTTCTCGCGTGGGTCGTCGTCACCTAG
- a CDS encoding FAD-dependent oxidoreductase, translating to MARDPFVVGGGDAAGLSAASKFRRESDREVVVLERGRWVSYAHCGLPYFVEGSVGRLTDLLSLSPADIEERGIDLRRGHEAVAVDPDDRTVTVRTDGERYELSYDELLVATGASATTGPFDAGRDGVFTIHGLDSAAALDAYLSPPDDYDRARLGDGPVDEALVEHNAALDPPARAAIVGGGYVGVEMAEALAARDLDVHLFQRSDHLLAPFGEAVGERVASHLEARGVTVHAGRPVDRIEGEDRVEAVVAGGERYPFGLAVLGVGIEPNASVLDGTGVGRGSAGAIRTDAYGRTSVPGIYAAGDVATARHAVTGEEAWVPLGLTANRAGRAIGATVAGDPTPVGDVAGTAVVKAFDLECGRVGLVPEAATEAGFDPMTETITAGSRSSYYPGGDDTVVTLVADRTTERVLGGSIVGRDRAAIRIDTLATAIEADMTVGDLERLDLAYAPPFSPVWDPVLVAAKVLGGRLDD from the coding sequence ATGGCACGCGATCCGTTCGTCGTCGGCGGCGGCGACGCCGCCGGTCTGAGCGCAGCGAGCAAGTTCCGACGCGAATCCGACCGGGAGGTCGTCGTCCTCGAACGCGGGCGGTGGGTCTCGTATGCCCACTGTGGCCTCCCCTACTTCGTCGAGGGCTCCGTCGGCCGGCTGACCGACCTCCTGTCGCTCTCGCCGGCGGACATCGAGGAGCGGGGGATCGACCTCCGACGGGGCCACGAGGCGGTGGCTGTCGACCCCGACGACCGGACGGTGACGGTCCGAACCGACGGCGAGCGGTACGAGCTGTCCTACGACGAGTTGCTCGTCGCGACGGGCGCGAGCGCGACGACCGGCCCGTTCGACGCCGGCCGCGACGGCGTCTTCACGATCCACGGCCTCGACAGCGCGGCCGCCCTCGACGCCTACCTCTCGCCGCCGGACGACTACGACCGCGCCCGCCTCGGCGACGGCCCCGTCGACGAAGCGCTGGTCGAACACAACGCCGCGCTCGACCCGCCTGCACGGGCGGCCATCGTCGGCGGTGGCTACGTCGGCGTCGAGATGGCCGAGGCGCTCGCCGCCCGTGACCTCGACGTCCACCTGTTCCAGCGCTCCGACCACCTCCTCGCGCCGTTCGGGGAGGCAGTCGGGGAGCGGGTCGCGTCCCACCTCGAGGCCCGGGGCGTGACCGTCCACGCCGGTCGGCCGGTCGATCGAATCGAGGGCGAGGATCGTGTCGAGGCGGTCGTGGCGGGAGGTGAGCGCTACCCGTTCGGTCTGGCGGTCCTCGGCGTCGGCATCGAACCGAACGCGAGTGTCCTCGACGGCACCGGGGTCGGCCGAGGCTCGGCGGGGGCGATCCGAACCGACGCGTACGGGCGGACCTCGGTTCCGGGAATCTACGCCGCGGGCGACGTGGCGACGGCACGCCACGCCGTCACCGGCGAGGAGGCGTGGGTCCCGCTCGGGCTGACGGCCAACCGCGCCGGACGGGCCATCGGTGCGACGGTCGCCGGCGATCCGACGCCCGTCGGCGACGTGGCCGGGACTGCGGTCGTGAAGGCGTTCGACTTGGAGTGTGGCCGCGTCGGATTGGTCCCCGAGGCGGCCACGGAAGCGGGCTTCGACCCCATGACCGAGACGATCACCGCGGGGTCGCGGTCGAGTTACTACCCCGGCGGCGACGACACGGTCGTCACGCTCGTCGCCGATCGGACGACCGAACGCGTCCTCGGGGGGAGCATCGTCGGCCGCGACCGCGCGGCGATCCGGATCGACACGCTGGCGACGGCCATCGAGGCCGACATGACGGTCGGTGACCTCGAACGGTTGGATCTGGCCTACGCACCGCCGTTCAGCCCGGTGTGGGACCCCGTCCTCGTCGCCGCGAAGGTGCTCGGCGGTCGGCTCGACGACTGA
- a CDS encoding phytoene desaturase family protein gives MSASPPVGDADGRSVVVVGSGFGGLSTACYLADAGADVTVLEKNEQLGGRASRLHADGFRFDMGPSWYLMPDVFEDFFGDFGRRPDQYYTLERLDPHYRIFFKDGDRADLVPDMDENRDLFESYEPGAGAALDDYLDRAAYTYDVGMEHFVYEDRPRLRDYVDLDVLRYARGLSLLGTMQDHVEEYFEHPKLQQIVQYSLVFLGGAPNNTPALYNLMSHVDFNLGVYYPEGGMGSVVDGVVAMAEELGVDFRVDHPVAEIRGREGGFAVRTEDGREFFPDEVVSDADYAHTEQELLRPEDRQYDADYWDSRTYAPSAFLLYLGVEGDVEPLAHHTLVLPTDWDDHFETIFGDPAWPEDPAYYLCVPSETDDTVAPDGHSNLFALVPLAPGLDDTPERRERFRDLVLDDIADHTGVDLRDRIVFEECFSVSEFADRYNSTQGTALGLAHTLRQTSLLRPPHASSEVDGLYFTGSYTTPGIGVPMCLISGRLTAETMARERS, from the coding sequence ATGTCTGCCAGTCCGCCGGTCGGAGACGCCGACGGTCGGTCGGTCGTCGTCGTCGGGAGCGGCTTCGGTGGTCTCTCGACGGCCTGCTACCTCGCCGACGCCGGCGCGGACGTGACCGTCCTCGAGAAGAACGAACAACTCGGCGGCCGGGCGAGCCGTCTCCACGCCGACGGGTTCCGCTTCGATATGGGGCCCTCTTGGTATCTCATGCCCGACGTGTTCGAGGACTTCTTCGGCGACTTCGGCCGCCGACCGGACCAGTACTACACCCTCGAACGCCTCGACCCCCACTACCGCATCTTCTTCAAGGACGGCGACCGGGCCGACCTCGTCCCCGACATGGACGAAAATCGCGACCTGTTCGAGTCGTACGAACCCGGCGCGGGCGCGGCACTCGACGACTACCTCGACCGGGCCGCCTACACCTACGACGTGGGGATGGAACACTTCGTCTACGAGGACCGCCCGCGCCTGCGGGACTACGTCGACCTCGACGTCCTGCGGTACGCCCGCGGCCTCTCGCTACTGGGGACGATGCAGGACCACGTCGAAGAGTACTTCGAGCACCCCAAACTCCAACAGATCGTCCAGTACTCGCTCGTGTTCTTGGGTGGTGCACCCAACAACACGCCCGCGCTCTACAACCTGATGAGCCACGTCGACTTCAACCTCGGTGTCTACTACCCCGAAGGAGGTATGGGAAGCGTCGTCGACGGCGTGGTCGCGATGGCCGAAGAACTCGGCGTCGACTTCCGGGTCGATCATCCGGTCGCGGAGATCAGGGGCCGCGAGGGTGGATTCGCCGTCCGCACTGAGGACGGCCGCGAGTTCTTCCCCGACGAGGTGGTCTCCGACGCCGACTACGCCCACACCGAACAGGAGTTGCTCCGCCCCGAGGACCGCCAGTACGACGCCGACTACTGGGACTCGCGCACCTACGCCCCCTCCGCCTTCCTCCTCTATCTCGGCGTCGAGGGCGACGTGGAGCCGCTCGCTCACCACACGCTCGTCCTGCCCACGGACTGGGACGATCACTTCGAGACTATCTTCGGCGACCCGGCGTGGCCCGAGGACCCGGCCTACTACCTCTGTGTCCCCTCCGAGACCGACGACACCGTCGCCCCCGACGGCCACAGCAACCTCTTCGCACTCGTCCCCCTCGCGCCGGGACTGGACGACACGCCCGAGCGCCGCGAGCGGTTCCGCGACCTGGTGCTGGACGACATCGCCGACCACACCGGCGTCGACCTCCGGGACCGCATCGTCTTCGAGGAGTGCTTCTCCGTCTCCGAGTTCGCCGATCGGTACAACAGCACGCAGGGGACCGCACTCGGCCTCGCACACACCCTGAGACAGACCTCGCTCCTCCGCCCGCCCCACGCCTCGAGCGAGGTCGACGGCCTCTACTTCACCGGATCGTACACCACGCCCGGCATCGGTGTCCCCATGTGTCTCATCAGCGGCCGACTGACGGCGGAGACGATGGCCCGCGAACGCTCATGA
- a CDS encoding SDR family oxidoreductase, producing the protein MDGTNAVVTGASRGIGASVVRRFVDEGAHVTCCARTLEEVEAVAGGVDGATAVRADVRDEDDVERLMETGAHGGDIDVVVANAAISRGDPGESPLDEASYAAFDDTMRTNVRGVFATIREALPHLAADGRILVPSGSVAREATPGMGPYAVSKAGAEALVRGFSADIEQPVGVVDPGYVATGLSGGKGRDPDDVAPMFVWAARDVDAGAVDGEILDLRAWKRATR; encoded by the coding sequence ATGGACGGGACGAACGCCGTGGTGACGGGAGCAAGTCGTGGAATCGGTGCGAGCGTCGTCCGTCGGTTCGTCGACGAGGGAGCACACGTTACGTGCTGTGCCCGGACGCTGGAGGAAGTGGAGGCCGTGGCCGGCGGCGTCGACGGGGCGACCGCAGTCCGAGCCGACGTGCGCGACGAGGACGACGTGGAGCGACTGATGGAGACGGGCGCCCACGGGGGCGACATCGATGTGGTGGTGGCGAACGCCGCGATCTCCCGTGGCGACCCGGGGGAGAGTCCGCTCGACGAGGCGTCGTACGCCGCGTTCGACGACACGATGCGGACGAACGTCCGGGGCGTCTTCGCGACGATCAGGGAAGCGTTGCCCCACCTCGCCGCCGACGGTCGGATCCTCGTCCCGTCGGGATCGGTCGCCCGCGAGGCGACACCGGGCATGGGGCCGTACGCCGTCTCGAAGGCGGGCGCGGAGGCGCTGGTTCGGGGGTTCTCGGCCGACATCGAGCAACCGGTGGGTGTCGTCGACCCCGGCTACGTGGCCACGGGACTGAGCGGCGGGAAGGGTCGTGACCCCGACGACGTCGCGCCGATGTTCGTGTGGGCGGCCCGCGACGTCGACGCCGGCGCCGTCGACGGGGAAATTCTCGACCTGCGGGCGTGGAAGCGAGCGACCCGGTAG
- a CDS encoding TIGR00300 family protein produces the protein MTATRTVELEGHIIDSGMMQRCFGIVMDMGGSFEVEEFDIGRHKDEVSYCRMRVQADDEDTLRSILHELHQNGANLSDPSDATLDPAPADQVVPMGFYSTTNHPTQVRYEGEWIPVEDVEMDCAIVVDPDGPDGPRAHTKVLNAINEGDLVVTGEAGIRVQPPERPRDASGPFGFMQGGVSSERPSESLIEQVAEAIAETKREGGTVLAVCGPALIHSGAGDELARLVREEYVDMISAGNGFAVHDLERGIYGTSLGMDMETLEHPRQGHKHHIYTISEVIRAGGIEEAVEEGLVEEGVMYECVSNDVPYVLAGSIRDDGPLPDTITDSVEAQNAIREQAHEADMVLMLATLLHSVAVGNCLPSTTKVVCVDINPATVTQLLDRGSSQAIGMVTDIGTFVPTLAEKLLDEDDAA, from the coding sequence ATGACTGCCACGCGTACGGTCGAACTGGAAGGGCACATCATCGACTCGGGGATGATGCAGCGGTGTTTCGGTATCGTGATGGACATGGGCGGCTCCTTCGAAGTCGAGGAGTTCGACATCGGCCGCCACAAGGACGAGGTGTCGTACTGCCGGATGCGGGTGCAGGCCGACGACGAGGACACCCTCCGGTCGATCCTCCACGAGCTCCACCAGAACGGGGCGAACCTCTCGGACCCCTCGGACGCGACCCTGGATCCCGCGCCCGCCGACCAAGTGGTTCCCATGGGCTTCTACTCGACGACCAACCACCCGACGCAGGTGCGCTACGAGGGGGAGTGGATCCCCGTCGAGGACGTGGAGATGGACTGCGCCATCGTGGTCGACCCCGACGGTCCGGACGGCCCCCGGGCGCACACGAAGGTGCTGAACGCCATCAACGAGGGCGACCTCGTGGTGACGGGCGAGGCGGGGATCCGTGTCCAACCCCCCGAACGCCCCCGGGACGCCTCCGGCCCCTTCGGGTTCATGCAGGGTGGCGTCTCCAGCGAACGGCCCTCGGAGTCGCTCATCGAACAGGTCGCAGAGGCCATCGCCGAGACCAAACGCGAGGGCGGGACGGTGCTCGCGGTGTGTGGGCCGGCGCTGATCCACTCGGGTGCGGGCGACGAACTCGCGCGCCTCGTCCGGGAGGAGTACGTCGACATGATCAGCGCCGGCAACGGGTTCGCCGTCCACGACCTCGAACGCGGCATCTACGGCACCTCGCTGGGGATGGACATGGAGACGCTCGAACACCCTCGACAGGGACACAAACACCACATCTACACGATCAGCGAGGTGATCCGGGCGGGTGGCATCGAGGAGGCCGTCGAGGAGGGACTGGTCGAGGAGGGTGTGATGTACGAGTGTGTCTCCAACGACGTGCCGTACGTCCTCGCGGGATCGATCCGCGACGACGGACCACTTCCCGACACCATCACCGACTCCGTCGAGGCCCAGAACGCCATCAGGGAGCAAGCCCACGAGGCCGACATGGTGTTGATGCTGGCGACGCTGCTGCACTCGGTCGCGGTGGGGAACTGCCTCCCGTCGACGACGAAGGTGGTCTGTGTCGACATCAACCCCGCGACGGTGACCCAACTGCTCGACCGCGGGAGTTCGCAGGCCATCGGTATGGTGACCGACATCGGTACGTTCGTTCCGACGCTGGCCGAGAAGTTGCTCGACGAGGACGACGCGGCCTGA